GTGTGCGGCACAGACAAAATCAGCAGGTCTTGAGTCCTCCGTTTGTGCCGCTGTTAGGCGCAGTTGCCATTTTTTATACCTTCTTCAAAAATATTGCCTTGTCATATAGCAAGTTAAAAACCTTCTCATTTCTAAGCGAAAGTGCACGAAGAAAAAAAGTTGCCAATTTATAGGTCAACCGAGCAAAAAAATATGGCATTGGTAATAAAACCAACCAGAGAAATAATGCTGGTCCTTTTTCTCTAAAATAGAAAGCAAGAAAAAAGCAAAAAATGACAAGAAAGACGGCACCACCGATTTTCTGTGTTCCCATTGAAGCCTTACCACCTAAAATAAAGACGCCAACAATCATAACTGGAATGGCAATAGCACTATACCAACCCAAAGCGAAGATACTTGCAACAACACCAGCTAATAGAGAGATGAATTCAAGTAACCAAACTGCCTTGACAAAGAAACGTTCTATGAATAACGCTTCTCCAATTTCTTGTTGAATAGCCTTATGCTCAGTATCGGTGAAGAATTTTCTGGCTAGAGCAGGCTCGATTCCAATAAGTATTTCTCCTCGTTCTGCTTGCTTAACGAATCCTTGATAGTTAGTATTATCCATAATATTCTCCAATCAAAATCTGGCAATTGCGCCTATCGGTTGGGCATATGAGTAGTGGCGGGTTACGGGGTACTTTACTATCAAGTTGGCAGAAAACTGATGCGGGCTACAAACGCCATAACCGCTACAACCCACGCCATTACTTATATGCCGTGTTATACGCTGTATGATATGACTTCTTTATACTTAATCATAAACGGGTCATCTATCCAACATTTTCTTTATTTTTTCTTGCTTTTGTTCTGGTGATAAATTCGGCTTCATCATTATTTCTTCCACCTCGTCCATTCTTTCCCACATTCTCTTTTCCGTCAAAGCGTACCTCGGTTCTCCTTTTTCGTAAGCGCAAATTGCATAAGCATAACCTTTTTCATCAACAAACTTCTCAACGGTTTCGTCAGAAAGTTCCCAAAGAGCTTCTTTAACACCATCCCAAGGACCTTTTATAAGAATTTTATAAAGTCTTTTTGCGCCACCTTTCTTTAACAACTCTTTTATTTGTTCTGGCGGCAACCATTTCTCTTTAAGATTCCCGTTTTCATCGTAATATTGGATAGTTCCGTCTGGTTTATTCTCTTCCGGCTCGGGCACATAATCTTTCAAACCGCCCGGATTTTCATCTAAAGGTATATCCCCCTCAATTATTTTAAAATTGTCTTTTAACCTTTTCCAACTTCCAAGAAAAGCGGAAAGCGTACCAGAAACCATCATAAGAAGAACGGGGTTGATAATCCCTGTCTTCTCTCCATTCATCTCTACATCAAAGTTTTGAATATTTTTGCCTAGCCAGCGATGAAGCAAACGGGCGGGAATGGCACTCAAAGGATCGCCCCCGGCATTTATCTTCTGAATATCTTTTTGAAATTTTTCTCCATACTGTTTTACTTCATCAACCGCATATTCGCCCCAATCTTCTGTATCAATACACTTCAAAACCCATTTTTCAATTCTTTCCGCTTGGTCTTGTGGGAATAAATTCTTGACAGCTTGCAAATCTTGTGCGATTGCCGCAAGTGCCAAATCAAATGCGGCCATCTTTTCATCTTCTACAACGATTTTTTCCTTAAAAGAATCTTTGAGGCTTTTGTAAATTGTTGGCCATGCGTCTTGAGCCTCTTTCATTATGTAAAGCACAAAATGAGAGGCTGTTTCTTGTTCGGTTAGTTTTTTCTTAAAAAGTTTCATAGTATTTTATCCTGATCTTTTTTGTTATTCAAAAGTCATATTGCGTAGCTCGTTCATAAACGCATTGCGTTTATACTCCCGATTTGGCGGGATAGACACAATGCAGATATACCAACTCTGGCTGAAGGCTCAGAGTTTACTCCTTCGATTACGGCTCTCATATCTTCGCTATATCTATCGGAATTGTCAAACTATTTCTCAATCTACGGGTGTTTGTTATCAATGGGCTGGACATTTCAGCAAATTCGGCATAATTATTACAATGGCATTTAAATACATGGATTCGACAAATCCCCCCTCACCCCCTTTACTAAAGGGGGGAATCCGTCAAGCCTCTCCTTGGGAGAGGACGGAGGTCCATCAATTCCCCCTTTGGAAAAGGGGGATACAGGGGGATTTCCAGGTGTAAAGTACATGCTGCCGCATGAGTACCAAAAGAGATTTTATCGATCCTGGATCAGCGCTCCGGGGCTGGTTGTATTTCAGGTGCAGGTCAAGGAGACCGACCTTCACATCCAGGCGGAGAGCCTCCTGACCGGCGAGACCGAAGAATTAGTCCTGTCTTATCGCCACCAGTTGGAATCCTATATTGTCAAGCATCCGGATTTCTTTACCTCTCTGGTTCCTGTTCCTCAGGATATACTGGCGCCGCCCATTGTCCGGGAGATGATAGAGGCCGGGCAGCGTGCGGGTGTCGGCCCTATGGCGGCGGTGGCCGGAGCCATTGCCGGGAGGGTGGGCCGCGACCTGTTGGACCGCGGGAAGACCGGAGAAATTATCGTGGAAAATGGCGGGGATATCTTTGTCGCCACCCGGAGTGAGGCCCGGATAGGCATTTTTGCCGGAGGGTCTCCTTTAAGCGGCAAGGTCGGCATAGCCGTCCCGGCCGGTCAGATGCCTGTAGGCGCCTGCACTTCCTCCGGTACGGTGGGTCACTCCCTAAGTTTTGGCAAGGCCGATGCCGTTACGGTGGTGGCCGGATGCACGGCGTTGGCCGATGCTGCGGCTACGGCGGTAGGCAACGTAGTTAAAGGAAAAAGAGATATAGACCGCGGGCTGTCTCTGGCTAAAGATATAGGAGAAATATCCGGCGTGGTAATAATTGCAGGCGATAAGATCGGGGCCTGGGGGGATATAGAGTTGATATCCCTTGAGTGATAAGGCGTGGGTTGTTTTTTGGCTGGAATTGCGGTATCAGTATTAGAAAATTCTAAAAACAAAATAATCTTAGCCACAGAGGGCACAGAGGACACAGAGAAAGACTAAAAATTTCAAAAATGTATCAGCTTAGCTGTTGAACATGCATAGCGAGCGCATTCCTCGGTGCTTGCAGCGGGGAGCTTCAAAAAGTATTTTAAAATCCCTCCCAACCCCCCTTTTTCAAAGGGAGGAGAAGCACTTCCCCCTTTGAAAAAGGGGGATTAAGGGGGATTTTTGAGGCGCCATTTTCTGGACGACAAGCTCTTTTCAAACAGCT
This Thermodesulfobacteriota bacterium DNA region includes the following protein-coding sequences:
- a CDS encoding UPF0280 family protein; protein product: MLPHEYQKRFYRSWISAPGLVVFQVQVKETDLHIQAESLLTGETEELVLSYRHQLESYIVKHPDFFTSLVPVPQDILAPPIVREMIEAGQRAGVGPMAAVAGAIAGRVGRDLLDRGKTGEIIVENGGDIFVATRSEARIGIFAGGSPLSGKVGIAVPAGQMPVGACTSSGTVGHSLSFGKADAVTVVAGCTALADAAATAVGNVVKGKRDIDRGLSLAKDIGEISGVVIIAGDKIGAWGDIELISLE